One segment of Salifodinibacter halophilus DNA contains the following:
- a CDS encoding S9 family peptidase — translation VPQVWTVDSPGAWPEQRTFYEERVTFASWSPERPEAAFGMDRGGNERAQLFRLEPDTGVIENLTEHPDAKHRWGGWSHDGERFAFTSN, via the coding sequence GTCCCACAGGTCTGGACGGTCGATTCGCCCGGCGCGTGGCCCGAACAGCGGACGTTCTACGAGGAGCGCGTCACCTTCGCCTCGTGGTCGCCCGAGCGCCCCGAAGCCGCCTTCGGCATGGACAGAGGCGGCAACGAGCGCGCGCAGTTGTTCCGGCTCGAACCCGACACCGGCGTCATCGAGAACCTGACCGAACACCCCGACGCCAAGCACCGCTGGGGCGGCTGGAGCCACGACGGCGAGCGGTTCGCGTTCACCTCGAACC